One Cuculus canorus isolate bCucCan1 chromosome 1, bCucCan1.pri, whole genome shotgun sequence DNA segment encodes these proteins:
- the LOC104066617 gene encoding potassium voltage-gated channel subfamily A member 5: MEIALVTLGNGGATALAGGEDGAARGDRLSDGQERAPQPPPRRKETSGAPAAEMGPPEEGGHRRGMAMAAAGEEEEEAVVNRGALHHQRVLINISGLRFETQLGTLNQFPDTLLGDPDKRIRYFDPLRNEYFFDRNRPSFDGILYFYQSGGKLRRPVNVSIDVFADEIRFYQLGEEAMERFREDEGFIKEEEKPLPRNEFQRQVWLIFEYPESSGSARAIAIVSVLVILISIITFCLETLPEFRDEREMPMPLPPQSGGLNGTTGDSPPMQPPSSLSDPFFIIETTCVIWFTFELLVRFFACPSKPEFSRNIMNIIDIVAIIPYFITLGTELAHEQQEPRAGGSNGGGGQQQAMSLAILRVIRLVRVFRIFKLSRHSKGLQILGQTLKASMRELGLLIFFLFIGVILFSSAVYFAEADDPESHFSSIPDAFWWAVVTMTTVGYGDMRPVTVGGKIVGSLCAIAGVLTIALPVPVIVSNFNYFYHRETDHEEQAVLKDEHSSAQGSTAGGDAKRRNSSRNSLSKSVVHLENSEGFNNGTSSLEKTNIKAKSNTDLRKSLYALCLDTNRETDL, from the coding sequence ATGGAGATCGCGCTGGTGACTCTGGGGAACGGCGGCGCCACGGCCCTCGCGGGCGGCGAGGATGGCGCGGCACGGGGGGACCGGCTGAGCGACGGGCAGGAGcgagccccgcagcccccgccgcGGCGGAAGGAGACGAGCGGGGCTCCCGCAGCGGAGATGGGGCCCCCGGAGGAAGGGGGGCACCGGCGGGGCATGGCCATGGCCGCGGcgggcgaggaggaggaggaggcggtggTGAACCGGGGCGCCCTTCATCACCAGCGGGTGCTGATCAACATCTCCGGGCTGCGCTTCGAGACCCAGCTGGGCACCCTCAACCAGTTCCCTGACACACTGCTGGGGGACCCCGACAAGCGCATCCGCTACTTTGACCCGCTCCGCAACGAGTACTTCTTCGATCGGAACCGACCCAGCTTCGACGGCATCCTCTACTTCTACCAGTCAGGCGGCAAGCTCCGACGCCCCGTCAACGTCTCCATTGACGTGTTTGCTGATGAGATCCGCTTCTAccagctgggagaggaggccaTGGAGCGGTTCCGTGAGGATGAGGGCTTCatcaaagaggaggagaagcccCTGCCTCGCAATGAGTTCCAGCGCCAAGTCTGGCTCATCTTTGAGTATCCTGAGAGCTCCGGCTCGGCCAGGGCCATCGCCATTGTCTCGGTGCTGGTgatcctcatctccatcatcaccTTCTGCTTGGAGACTCTACCGGAATTCAGGGATGAGAGGGAAATGCCCATGCCTCTGCCACCACAAAGTGGAGGTTTGAATGGCACGACTGGGGACTCCCCACCCATGCAGCCACCCAGTAGCCTCTCTGATCCCTTCTTCATCATTGAGACTACTTGCGTGATCTGGTTCACCTTTGAGCTTCTTGTCCGCTTCTTTGCCTGCCCCAGCAAGCCTGAGTTCTCCCGCAACATCATGAATATCATCGACATCGTGGCCATCATCCCCTACTTCATCACCCTGGGCACTGAGCTGGCCCATGAACAGCAGGAACCCAGGGCTGGTGGCAGCAATGGGGGTGGGGGCCAGCAGCAAGCCATGTCCCTGGCCATCCTCAGAGTCATCCGCCTGGTCAGAGTCTTCAGGATCTTCAAGCTCTCCAGGCACTCCAAGGGTCTGCAGATCTTGGGACAGACTTTGAAAGCCAGCATGAGGGAGCTCGGCCtcctcatcttcttcctctttattGGAGTGATACTCTTCTCCAGTGCTGTCTACTTTGCTGAGGCCGATGACCCCGAGTCTCATTTCTCAAGCATCCCTGATGCTTTCTGGTGGGCAGTGGTGACCATGACCACCGTGGGCTATGGGGATATGCGACCTGTCACCGTGGGGGGCAAGATAGTGGGTTCCTTGTGTGCCATTGCAGGTGTGCTCACTATTGCCCTGCCTGTCCCTGTCATTGTATCCAACTTCAATTACTTCTACCACCGAGAGACTGATCATGAAGAGCAAGCTGTCCTCAAGGATGAACACAGTAGTGCTCAGGGCAGCACAGCTGGGGGAgatgcaaagagaagaaactccAGCAGAAACTCTCTGAGCAAATCTGTTGTGCACTTGGAAAACAGTGAAGGGTTCAACAATGGCACCAGCTCCTTAGAGAAAACCAATATCAAAGCTAAAAGTAACACAGATCTCAGAAAATCCCTCTATGCTCTCTGTCTCGACACCAACAGGGAAACAGACCTGTAA